The following are from one region of the Streptomyces tuirus genome:
- a CDS encoding superoxide dismutase, with translation MPVYTLPELPYDYSTLAPVISPEIIELHHDKHHAAYVKGANDTLEQLAEARDKEAWGAINGLEKNLAFHLSGHILHSIYWQNMTGPKDGGGEPLAADGVGELADAIVESFGSFAGFKAQLTKAAATTQGSGWGVLAHEPLSGRLIVEQVYDHQGNVGQGATPILVFDAWEHAFYLQYKNQKVDFIEAMWQVVNWQDVARRYEAAKSRTDVLLLAP, from the coding sequence ATGCCCGTCTACACGTTGCCCGAGCTCCCGTACGACTACTCCACGCTCGCCCCCGTGATCAGCCCCGAGATCATCGAGCTGCACCACGACAAGCACCACGCGGCCTATGTGAAGGGTGCCAACGACACGCTGGAGCAGCTCGCGGAGGCGCGGGACAAGGAGGCGTGGGGGGCGATCAACGGGCTGGAGAAGAACCTGGCCTTCCACCTGTCCGGGCACATCCTGCACAGCATCTACTGGCAGAACATGACCGGCCCGAAGGACGGTGGCGGGGAGCCGCTGGCCGCCGACGGTGTGGGGGAGCTCGCCGACGCCATCGTCGAGTCGTTCGGGTCGTTCGCCGGCTTCAAGGCGCAGCTGACCAAGGCCGCCGCGACCACGCAGGGCTCGGGCTGGGGCGTGCTCGCCCATGAGCCGCTGAGCGGGCGGCTGATCGTGGAGCAGGTCTACGACCACCAGGGCAACGTCGGCCAGGGCGCCACCCCGATCCTGGTCTTCGACGCCTGGGAGCACGCCTTCTACCTGCAGTACAAGAACCAGAAGGTCGACTTCATCGAGGCGATGTGGCAGGTCGTCAACTGGCAGGACGTGGCGCGCCGTTACGAGGCCGCCAAGTCCCGGACGGACGTGCTGCTGCTGGCTCCCTGA
- a CDS encoding IS110 family RNA-guided transposase, producing MIDTGDIDVYLGLDVGKGEHHATALTPAGKKTFDRRLPNSEPKLREVFAKLQAKHGTVLVIVDQVASIGALPLTVARELGCHVAYLPGLTMRRIADLYPGEAKTDAKDAFIIADAARAMPHTLRSVDLDDETIAELQMLVGFDDDLAAEATRLSNRLRGLFTQIHPHLERVLGPRMQHPAVLRLLDQFGSPAQIRKAGRRRLVTLIRPKAPRMAERLIDDVFSALDEQTVVVPGTDAAALIVPSLASSLQAVLDQRKLLAHRIEELLEAHPLSKVLMSMPGIGIRTGARILIDVGDGTAFPSAAHLAAYAGLAPATRTSGSSIRGEQPSRRGNKQLKRAFFLSAFAALADPASRTYYDKKIAQGKHHTQAILCLARRRADVLFAMLRDGTFYQPPTPTTP from the coding sequence GTGATCGACACCGGCGACATCGACGTCTACCTCGGCCTGGACGTCGGCAAGGGCGAACACCACGCCACCGCGCTCACCCCGGCCGGGAAGAAGACCTTCGACCGTAGACTGCCCAACAGCGAACCCAAACTCCGCGAGGTCTTCGCCAAACTGCAGGCCAAGCACGGCACCGTTCTCGTCATCGTCGACCAGGTCGCCTCCATCGGCGCCCTGCCGCTGACCGTCGCCCGCGAGCTCGGCTGCCATGTCGCCTATCTGCCCGGCCTGACCATGCGGCGGATCGCCGACCTCTACCCCGGCGAGGCAAAGACCGACGCGAAGGACGCGTTCATCATCGCCGACGCCGCCCGGGCAATGCCTCACACGCTGCGGTCGGTCGACCTCGACGACGAGACGATCGCCGAGCTGCAGATGCTCGTCGGCTTCGACGACGACCTCGCCGCCGAAGCGACTCGCCTGTCCAACCGGCTGCGGGGCCTGTTCACGCAGATCCACCCGCATCTGGAACGGGTCCTGGGCCCGCGCATGCAGCACCCGGCCGTGCTCAGGCTGCTGGACCAGTTCGGCTCGCCGGCCCAGATCCGCAAGGCCGGACGCCGACGGCTCGTCACCCTGATCCGGCCGAAGGCGCCCAGGATGGCCGAACGGCTGATCGACGACGTGTTCTCCGCGCTGGACGAACAGACCGTCGTCGTCCCGGGCACGGATGCGGCCGCGCTGATCGTCCCCAGCCTCGCCTCCTCGCTCCAGGCCGTGCTCGACCAGCGCAAACTGCTGGCCCACCGGATCGAGGAACTCCTGGAGGCCCACCCTCTTTCCAAGGTCCTGATGTCCATGCCCGGCATCGGCATCAGGACCGGAGCCCGCATCCTCATCGACGTCGGTGACGGCACCGCGTTCCCGTCCGCCGCCCACCTCGCCGCCTACGCCGGCCTCGCTCCGGCGACCCGGACCTCCGGGTCCTCCATCCGCGGGGAACAGCCCTCACGGAGAGGAAACAAGCAGCTCAAACGCGCCTTCTTCCTCTCCGCGTTCGCCGCACTGGCCGACCCGGCCTCCCGCACCTACTACGACAAGAAGATCGCCCAGGGAAAGCACCACACCCAGGCCATCCTCTGCCTCGCCCGACGCCGAGCCGACGTGCTCTTCGCGATGCTCCGCGACGGCACCTTCTACCAACCACCAACCCCGACCACCCCTTGA
- a CDS encoding histidine phosphatase family protein — translation MSTTLLLVRHGQTVWHAENRYAGISDIDLTDTGRTQAEALGRWAGAHPVDAIWTSPLSRAVATAEPACRALGLTSQSEPHLRECDFGVLEGRTLAEFEAEDPEWVAAYRSDPVAHSFPGAEDPLAAAARGVRALRDIAAAHPGERVLVVAHNTLLRLVLCTLLSIPVGEYRRVLPRLRNAAISELRMNPDGSAALLSLNVPCESDAP, via the coding sequence ATGAGTACGACCCTCCTGCTGGTCCGCCATGGACAGACCGTCTGGCACGCGGAGAACCGCTACGCCGGCATCAGCGACATCGACCTGACCGACACCGGCCGCACCCAGGCCGAGGCCCTCGGCCGCTGGGCCGGTGCCCATCCCGTCGACGCGATCTGGACGTCCCCGCTGTCCCGCGCCGTCGCCACCGCCGAGCCCGCCTGCCGTGCCCTCGGCCTCACCTCCCAGAGCGAACCCCACCTGCGGGAATGCGACTTCGGTGTGCTCGAAGGCCGTACGCTCGCCGAGTTCGAGGCCGAGGACCCGGAGTGGGTCGCGGCCTACCGGTCCGATCCGGTGGCGCACTCCTTCCCGGGCGCCGAGGACCCGCTGGCGGCGGCGGCCCGCGGGGTGCGCGCCCTGCGGGACATCGCCGCCGCCCACCCCGGCGAACGCGTCCTGGTCGTCGCCCACAACACCCTGCTGCGCCTGGTGCTGTGCACGCTGCTGTCGATCCCGGTCGGCGAGTACCGCAGAGTGCTCCCGAGGCTGCGGAACGCGGCGATCAGCGAACTGCGCATGAACCCAGACGGTTCCGCCGCACTCCTCTCACTCAATGTGCCGTGCGAGAGCGATGCGCCCTAG